The Ictalurus punctatus breed USDA103 chromosome 15, Coco_2.0, whole genome shotgun sequence DNA window taacaagctacttacatttgcaGCCGGAAGTTGGCTGAGTTTGTCCCCCATCTGAGaggctgagaggcttcagaaaacatgacatcatttccagtaaagGAACACAgcgagcatcgatgctcacgggtttttgcggtgcattgtgggatttttttatttatttattagggaGCGAacattccagtgcactggaagcaTTTTGCAACTGAGACAGCCGACTCTGATCGGTGCCCtaactactgaactagggagatGATTGAGACATACTCTAATGACATCCCATTCAAAATGTTAAGCAGTGTGCTTACCACTGAAGTCGTTTCCAACCATGAGGTTATCGgaacgttaaaaaaaataaagaaataaaagtccTATTTTAGATGCAATACCTGTATGCGTCCTGAGATGAATATTGAGGTAATAGTTGGAGCGGAAGGTCTTGCCACAGTAACAACACTTCCTCGGAGCAAGAATTTTCAGTTTGATTTTGTGTGAGCCTTCTTCAATTTTATctgcaaacaacaacaaaaaagaacatacatttcagaaatgtttcttCCAACAGAGGCATAGTTGTAAAAATGGAACTGAATGGCAGTACAGAaagaaaaactgtattttttgcTGAGTGAACAATTTTTAAATAGCCAGAAGAGGGCGCTGTTGAGGACTGATCGTTTCCCCAGTCATGTCTTGGCTGGGTAGGTATGCAAGATCTGTTATTTCAAACAAAAAGTTAATGTGCAAGCCTCGGCACACTTTTTAAACGCCTGAATCATGAACTTTATCAGTACTATTACTATAAACGTATTTATAATATGTCCGTACAGGTCAAAATGAATCGCCACTGTAATGTGTGTAGGCCTTCGTTTACTAcatgtgtatttactgtataattCCTCAATACAGCTGAGAGAACAAGGCAACTATTTCAAGTATCCAGAAGCCAAggattataacaacaacaactagtCATCTATAGTATCCTCACATAAGTCCTTTTAATCAGAAGTCACTCCTTACAGAACGTTATTTTAATCAGAACAAGTTATACTGGGCCTACTTATTATATCAATTCTTCATCCATGTTTGACTCGCATAcactgaatcacacacacacaaaaaaaaaaggaaacaaagcCACACCCAAGCTAATGCGACTGGGCTGCATTCATAAACTAAAAGGTCATGTGGAAAATCGGGATGGTGCGAGCTGCAGAACAGTGATGCCAATTCTCGTGCTGTTAccaattgtatttttttttttttttggtattaaatacatttaaccAGATAAGATTTTGCAGCCATTAATGTATAAATGTGTCTGGAAAAACATCTATAATGTCTGGCTGGAAAGATCATTTCAGAGAAATTACCTGACTGGAAAGCTTCCACAGGCACACCTTCTTCATAGCCGTCCTCAGAACCATCTTCCGCTCGATCGAGTGATGGACTCCCGGCAGAGCTGACGCTCGGAGTCCTCCCATCTACGGGTGTGGTGGGGCTCTCggctcctcctctctctcttttgtgaACTCGGGAGTGCAGGACCAGCTGATGGTAGGTTCTGAACGTTTTGCCACACTCCTCGCAGTCTGTGGGCTTGTCTTTGCGCAGACTCAGACTCTTCTGCTCTGCCAAATCACCAACGCCGAGTTTGGCCTTCAGCTCACCCCTCAGGCCCCGTCTCACCAGTTTATCGCCACCGCTAGAGTCCCAGATAGAGCCGAGCTCCTCTTTGTCCGAACCAGACTCCTCGTTGTCAGAATTGGAGTCGGCATTGAGCTCTTTGCTAAGGTTCGGCCCTGCGGCAATCTTGCCTTTGGTAGCCAACTGCCAGGCCTGGTAGGTGTTGAACGGGTCCAGCTGCGGGATCCACCGCCCGGGTTGGCATTTTTGCTCAGCGTTCTCAGATGTTCTCTTTAAATTTATGCACTGAAGAAAGCATTCTTGAGAGACAGGCGCCTCCGGATTCAGCTGGCTTTTACTACACACGTTCTCCTCAGGTTCTGGCTCCCGATTGTGCACTTTGCTGTGCTCTGCTAGCACCTCCTTGTTGAGGAAGAAAAACCCACAGACCATGCACATTTTGTAAGTTGTCATCACAGGCGATGCTGGTCGATCTTGGACGACGCCGTTCACAGTAACGGGCACCTCGGCATCCTGGCCCTTGCTGGATTTGGATTTGCCGTGGGTCCTCATGTGATTCTTGAGGAACCATGGCTCCTTGAAGCGCCTGCCACACAGGCTGCAGGAGTAAATGAAGGAGTCCTTATGCTTCCGCATGTGCGCCTCGAGTACAGCAATATTTTCAGTGGCTTGGCCACACACGTCACAGCTCAGCTCCTCGTTCGGCTCGTTTTGGCATGTTTCGGGGCAAATCCTCTCGCCGGGCGTTGAGAACTCGGTCTCAACACGCAGCACGGCGGGAGCGTGGAAGGTGGTAGGGTGCCGAGAGAGGAGGTGCGGCCCGAGCTCATCCTCGTGCTCAAACGTCTCCTCGCAGAACACGCAGGCCAGGGGTGAGCCGCCTAGCACTGGCACTACCAACTGCGTTTCAACCTTCTCTGCCAGGCTCACGTGGGCTGTTATACTGGAGCTGGAGCCAGAGCTAGGCATAGTGGCACTGCTGTGGTTGAGGACGTCATGGCCTAGCCCATCAGGACTCTccacatgtgggtgtgtgggCATGGCAATGACAACCCTTACTCAACACCTTAAGGAAATACGTATTGGGACTACAGGTTCTGTGAGGCACTCTCATGTAATACAATTCTTGGAAGACACAAACAGGAACTCCTTTTCCAAAGAACAGAAATAGTCAGATTTCACTCaaagctcaaaaaaaaaaaaagggatcctcagagagtttcatGACGAACCACACAAAAAGGTTAGGGCTTGTCACCAGAAGGCGTTTACACACGAAATCTCTTCAGATATCTTGTGATTCACACAAAGGAATTATGTCCTGGCAGGCAGAACCTGAAATGATAGCAAGAGTAAAGAGAAAGTCAGGCGTGGCCTTTCCTGAACAACATGACACCTCAAGTTTAACCTAGAATTATCgacaaaaatattcacaaacaaTATGTACTCCATATCAAAAAATCAAATCActtcacaaaatgttttaaatattccATATGaaaaggttgttgtttttttgcatggtATGGTTACTAATATTGGTTTGAATCAGGAATCCCAGTGCAACTTTACTCATTACAAGCTCGTCCACATGGAGCAGCCTGCATAATCTCATACCAACCAACTTGGAACCAATACAAACTTGCAGATGTTTCACCTAATTCGAATTGTGTTCCTTGTTCACCTACAACAAAATCAACGTGACACGTGCACGGCATTTCAGGCATCTACTATCACAGCTGCAAATAACGTGACCTAAAATCAGAACAAGACAAGACTGTTTTCTCTCTGAAAAGGATGACAGTGACACATACTGCATCACAAATCTACCTTAAACAACAGTTCACCCTGAACATCTACCCTTATACAACGGTTGGTTCTGCTCCACAAACGGTGGTCCTTGCAAGAGCGCTGATATTTTATATTCAGCGCCGAGAATTTTCACTTGGCTTGTCTGTATTTACTACGTAAATATCTAGTTCTGTAATAGTTCATCACACTGAAACGGTTTCTATACTTACTCCAGGCTGTCAATCTCTGCATTGCAGAGATACAATATACAATTCTCTATCCCAAACAATATTTGTGTCTGAAAATCTGTCATTTTTGCGTGTCGacttttctttcatgttttcaaTTGGTCCATGATCACTCTAATGATTTAATTACAGTACCCACAATGCCACTCGACTACTCTCAAACAGTGGAGCAGAAGGATTAAGCCATCGCTTCATCTCCACAGAAACACAGCGATGCAACAGCGCTTGAATCCTTTAGTCTATCCTGCTCTCTCATCTGTACACGCAGAACGGATAAGCTTTTTTTCCAAAAGCTTCAGACTTGCATGGTAATAACGGCGTCAATGCCATCGTACTGGTCATCTCGTAGATCTCTAACTAATTCCGGGATTTCGTTTCCAACACGACCGCGGGCACCTCCGCAGCTTGCgcactggatttctcattacTGTGGCGTAGCTAGAAAATGGTGacggactaaaaaaaaaaaaagctaattcgCGCTGTGCCGGTTACAATGTCCTTCTGTGATATCAATACAGCAGACAACCATACGGAAATAACAACTTAGCAACAGAATCGCTACACCCATCATAAATACAGTAGCAGGTCACAAGTTTACATAAAccttgcaggaaaaaaaaagagggatcataaaaattgcattttgattttttgtattttccagcagcggctatatgatgttgagatccatctttttacactgaggacgaccgagggactcgtacacgactattacaaaacagtccattttttatacattacatttagtactgcccttcagaagctacataagatatttgcATGCTtcccagaaaacaaaataataatttacaccgatcgccatgttcaaaagtttacacccccctggctcttaatgtatcatgttaccttcttgagcatcagtgaacgtttgcaccttatgtaatagtcgtgtacgagtccctcggtcgtcctcagtgtgaaaagacggatctcgacatcatatagtcgcttctggaaaatacaaaagcaatatgcaatttttatgatccctctttttgGTTGGAACATGCAGatgatgctggaaaagcaaagaatgtgtaggacctggaggattttcctgaagaacagtttaactgctcaggacagacaagggactcatgaagaactctcacaaaaacataaacacagtcgttgatcatccaggtaacgacacacagtattaataatcaagggtgtgtaaactgtTGTATACATTCAGTTAATCATtgtatcttgtggactatatgtaaatgtccgctatgtgaaatagctcattcagggcaggactaaataaacaaaacgcaatttttatgatctctatgaacattttgcagattctgtgaGGCGTATGTAAATGTATCGCCTCAACTGTATTTCACATTTCGAGCGGACTTTTCCTTTAAGAGTTCGTTTTCTCAAAGAAAGTACAGAACAATTCTCTTTTTAACTTCGGCTCTTGTAAATGGCCGTTACAAAAAATCCAAAGAAGAAAGCTTCAGTGTTGAGTTATCTGTTGAATTTATTcaaggttctctctctctctctctctctctccttcactacAAGCCCATTGTTGTGGTGCTCTTGCTAAAATAAACGTGCTTCACAAATACATTTGTCATAGCATTCCTAGCTATAGCCTGGATAGTACATATTAAATATCAACTCTATACTAGtactcttccttccttccttcctcccttcattcattcattcatttcatccTGCTATAGCAAACTGAAACCACCAGAAGAGAAAAGGCGACAAAGTGCATGAATCACTTGTTGAACTTCAACTACAGAAAGGTGTCTGTCAAAAGTCCATGTGTTTTATAAGGCTGTGGTGGAATAATTGTTAGAATcactgctaacacacacacacacacacttcagatgcACACTAGTTTAacatagtaataaataaataaattagtaaaggACCAGCTGTTGCTTGTCTTGCTCATTCTTTTGTCAGGGCTTTACCATGTGgccacagcaacaacaaaaaagaaagaaagaaagacagacagaaaaaaaaagaaaggggttAACAAAAATCCATCGTGGGAGTAACAAAAGCACCTGTGTTTCTTATTAATACTTATACACAGGCTTTGAGAAATGGTGAAAAGAACAAAGAGTCAGGTTTATCAGTTGTACTCGTTATAGCTGGGCTAAATAGTAGCACTGTTTCTCTATCGTGGCTTTGTGTGAATGAGGGACGATTGTGTGCATAGAAATGATAAACTACACATGTAAAACTATCAGTGTACCCAGTACTGGGGGGGACGACAAAAATTCCAAAAGATGAAATACGCATTCATAGTTTGAACGAAACAACCGaaagttttgtgtgttttttttttttgtttgtttgtttgttttgtttaagctAACTTTTCGCACTGGTCATTACTTTTTCCGACATTAAACCGTACGGTGTCGTAAAACTGACGCAAAATCAACACTCAACAAATATCAACTATTACAAAACCTTCGACTGATGTCTTCATCCTCAagatgcactcacacacacacacacacacacacacacacagctaaataTAAAATCAGCTATAAATATGTAGCGACTGACCGAATGGACGTTTTGGCAGCTGGTGAAGAGAAAAACACGCGAAATAAAAGaatagaaatgtgtgtgtgtgagagagagagaaggaaaggaaagcaGATCACGTCTTGTAACAGCCACCCAAACTCACATCATGTTAAAGGCTCGCGACTCAAACCGTGGAAGCATTTGGGGCCATAATTTCCTGACACGTGACCATCTTAAACCTGATCAGCGACTACTCTCCAAACTGCTTTAAATGCAGAATAACATGTTCGTCCATACGGATAAAAGGGCTGGCTTTCACGAGCCACATGTTTATGATCAATCCCAGGACATATTTTTAATATCTAATATACTCCCGCGAATCCAATCTAGCCGAAGAACGAACCACTTCCCtgctatttaaaaacaaaatcaaacaacaacaacaaagataTAAATCGATCACAATGACGTCAGATCGAATGATGAGCTATTACACTACATTATAAATCCACTTATTTAGTTTATAATCTGCTTGTTCTGGCTAACTTTTCAAGAATAAACAGCCTTACTTTGCCTGGTTAGATGATTTGTGTCGCATAAAACTCATCCTTTATGGAATCCTTAGATTAGGGTTAGAGCTCAGTAGAGTAGTATTCGGATTGTTTAAATTAGTCGACATTTGCTGAGCAAGAAAGCAAATGGTTCAGGTGGAAACTAGCAGAAGAAAACTAGCAAGAGAATATCAGTCACAGGTTCGTTTCAATTCACCTTTTCCTTGTGGCTTTAGAGCAGCATCAACTGtctactatgtgtgtgtgtgtgtgtggttggttcCTGCCTTAACTTTCTAAATAAGATAAGTTTCCTATCGCTTACCACTTCCTACCTTCTCCAACATTATCGACGACATGACCGAACTTGCTAAAGCGAGTTAGTTGAAACACTCTAACGTGActatgatgtttatttttttatttttttttttaacgttaaCGTTAGCCAGAAGTCCAACTTAATAGCAAccgaaggagaaaaaaaaaaaaaaaaaaagacaacaaatagGGAACTCACCAATACCTACCAATATGTCCACTCGTCAGGTATTCTCAAGCTATTATATTAAAGTTATtctaatatatatgtatatgtatatacatatgtgtatatatatatatataacgacACTTCTGTCGGACTTGTAGACAGATAATTTATCCGGGTAATAACTTGTATTGTCAGTAGCTGCGTTAGCCAATTGTTCGCTGgccccaacaaaaaaaaaaaaaaaaaaaaaaaaaaaaaaaaagaaggtcgCTTTCAATGTTTGCAAATCTCGCTCACTATGCAGCTGTTGCATTCGAAGGCGCGCTCCCGAGTCGCTCCAATGGACGTCACAGTATCGGCGGCGCGCTCACATAGAGGGCACCTAACGTCACGTGTTCGACAAAGTATTCTTCATCCAAAACGTGTTTAGAAGAGATGCCGTACCATGTTAACGCGATCGACGTTTTGT harbors:
- the znf217 gene encoding zinc finger protein 217, with the translated sequence MPTHPHVESPDGLGHDVLNHSSATMPSSGSSSSITAHVSLAEKVETQLVVPVLGGSPLACVFCEETFEHEDELGPHLLSRHPTTFHAPAVLRVETEFSTPGERICPETCQNEPNEELSCDVCGQATENIAVLEAHMRKHKDSFIYSCSLCGRRFKEPWFLKNHMRTHGKSKSSKGQDAEVPVTVNGVVQDRPASPVMTTYKMCMVCGFFFLNKEVLAEHSKVHNREPEPEENVCSKSQLNPEAPVSQECFLQCINLKRTSENAEQKCQPGRWIPQLDPFNTYQAWQLATKGKIAAGPNLSKELNADSNSDNEESGSDKEELGSIWDSSGGDKLVRRGLRGELKAKLGVGDLAEQKSLSLRKDKPTDCEECGKTFRTYHQLVLHSRVHKRERGGAESPTTPVDGRTPSVSSAGSPSLDRAEDGSEDGYEEGVPVEAFQSDKIEEGSHKIKLKILAPRKCCYCGKTFRSNYYLNIHLRTHTGEKPYKCEYCDYAAAQKTSLRYHLDRRHKDKPYTEIPNIPVTAPAANSAKGQESPNIDDKPASKPPKQWPAASVVCASVKREAVPSQAGVAITSPVSRVKEGCGNMAATTPYTPPNEPHVNGAFPINLKAEGKEASEAPLNLSLKASLSLSATSVPRNMLQTNTCTSCPYETLYPEVLLMHRKLLHKEKSDAKKTSYRPPLKPKRYTGCPPALEGKDVAPLPHINRKHPRRTKSPTPQPGKSSRPNQDMSRTLPGIGTKKPEISKVSPAKETWREQQKATQRFRAAESVISVQTRFPESVVETNKKFHSSAVSQKPAPVKNGVVWPSEANRLCLSDRFRKLAQADLGEPSSKRSRPSEPLQGAGRMAELPSSRNAKNFLPFSSVRVAPSGSGSSIDADWNVINLLRTYTPNELASLYQPTIPGSSHAVTGNSPAAGSRALPFSHYPGNIIQRRSHPNHPDTTS